In one window of Micromonospora cathayae DNA:
- a CDS encoding Gfo/Idh/MocA family protein has protein sequence MSARSVAVVGDGAFGVRHLAAYRSLGVPVRALVEPDATTRQRVAAAHRVPHTYASVAELLAAGRPDAASVCVPGPAHRTVAVELLDAGVPVLVEKPLAATVTDAAAIVAAAERTGVLCQPGHILRHSAPHRALYEAVRAGRLGEVLAVSSRRDRPRTLSRLFPREHPALLTAVHDIDLALWYAGAPVVEVRAVTRTRPGPASPVLVWAELRHANDVVSSIRNSYLLPEHATNHTSDLVEVYGTDGVAHVDLGHPTLLVQGEPTEAPDWLLSPADGGGALAAELRHFLGRLDGTEPVAVVPLADGLHVVRVAEAVVDSATAGGAVRRIPPSPPHVTGASADVST, from the coding sequence ATGAGCGCCCGGTCGGTCGCGGTGGTCGGCGACGGCGCGTTCGGCGTCCGGCACCTGGCCGCGTACCGGTCGCTGGGCGTGCCGGTCCGGGCCCTGGTCGAGCCGGACGCCACCACCCGCCAGCGGGTCGCCGCCGCCCACCGGGTGCCGCACACGTACGCCTCGGTGGCCGAACTGCTCGCCGCCGGCCGGCCCGACGCGGCATCGGTCTGCGTACCCGGGCCGGCGCACCGGACGGTCGCCGTGGAGCTGCTCGACGCCGGGGTGCCCGTCCTGGTGGAGAAGCCCCTCGCCGCGACGGTCACCGACGCCGCCGCGATCGTCGCCGCCGCCGAACGGACCGGGGTGCTCTGCCAGCCGGGGCACATCCTGCGGCACAGCGCCCCGCACCGGGCCCTGTACGAGGCGGTCCGCGCCGGCCGGCTCGGCGAGGTGCTCGCGGTGTCGTCCCGGCGGGACCGGCCACGCACCCTCAGCCGGCTCTTCCCGCGCGAACACCCCGCGCTGCTCACCGCCGTGCACGACATCGACCTGGCGCTCTGGTACGCGGGCGCGCCGGTGGTCGAGGTCCGCGCGGTGACCCGGACCCGACCCGGACCGGCCAGCCCGGTCCTGGTGTGGGCGGAGCTGCGGCACGCCAACGACGTCGTGTCGTCGATCCGCAACAGCTACCTGCTCCCCGAACACGCCACCAACCACACCTCGGACCTGGTCGAGGTGTACGGCACCGACGGGGTCGCGCACGTCGACCTCGGCCACCCCACGCTGCTCGTCCAGGGCGAGCCCACCGAGGCGCCCGACTGGCTCCTCTCCCCGGCCGACGGCGGCGGCGCGCTCGCCGCCGAACTGCGGCACTTCCTCGGCCGACTCGACGGCACCGAACCGGTGGCGGTGGTCCCACTCGCCGACGGACTGCACGTCGTCCGGGTCGCCGAGGCCGTGGTCGACAGCGCCACCGCCGGTGGCGCGGTCCGCCGGATCCCCCCGAGCCCCCCTCATGTGACAGGAGCTTCTGCCGATGTTTCGACGTAG
- a CDS encoding M20 metallopeptidase family protein → MVQAHEDVDDLVRLRRQLHQHPELRFTEHRTAATLTDRLAPLARIRTGVAGTGLLADIDGHAPGPAVLLRADMDAYPVQDTKEVGYASGNPGVCHACGHDVHMTVLSGVAARLAADPPARGSVTLLFQPAEEIPFGESSGAAAVLADQALRGRSFDAVLGLHCWPDLPAGAVGVDRETAMAAKDAFRIEVLGRAAHAATPALGRDAILGLAGVVNLLHAAVARSRNPHELVAFNIGTISGGASQSQVAAYAEATGTLRTHDEAVRERLKTVVERVARQQAAALDLGLRFTWANEMPPVRNAASLVRLAHAELPGLVEVVDLTEPPLTTDDFALLGALGPSLYVKLGVTGERGGAPLHSGAFDVDERCLGTGVAALERLTRAVLDGRLADGPTGSNAGRRTGDAEPAGTDGHRAGTDGRPTGDGGQPDDRSVPTQAVGA, encoded by the coding sequence GTGGTGCAGGCGCACGAGGACGTTGACGATCTGGTACGGCTGCGCCGGCAGCTCCACCAGCATCCCGAGCTGCGGTTCACGGAACACCGGACGGCAGCCACGCTGACCGACCGGCTCGCTCCGCTGGCCCGGATCCGGACCGGCGTCGCCGGCACCGGCCTGCTCGCCGACATCGACGGCCATGCTCCCGGCCCCGCCGTTCTGCTTCGGGCCGATATGGACGCCTATCCGGTCCAGGACACCAAGGAGGTCGGCTACGCCTCCGGCAACCCGGGGGTGTGCCACGCCTGCGGACACGACGTGCACATGACCGTGCTGTCCGGGGTGGCCGCCCGGCTGGCCGCCGACCCGCCCGCCCGGGGCTCGGTGACCCTGCTGTTCCAGCCGGCCGAGGAGATCCCGTTCGGCGAGTCCTCCGGGGCCGCCGCGGTCCTCGCCGACCAGGCGCTGCGCGGGCGGAGCTTCGACGCCGTCCTCGGCCTGCACTGCTGGCCGGACCTGCCGGCCGGAGCGGTCGGTGTCGACCGGGAGACCGCGATGGCCGCGAAGGACGCCTTCCGGATCGAGGTGCTCGGCCGGGCCGCGCACGCCGCCACCCCCGCCCTCGGCCGGGACGCCATCCTCGGGCTGGCCGGCGTGGTGAACCTGCTGCACGCCGCAGTGGCCCGGTCCCGCAACCCGCACGAGCTGGTCGCCTTCAACATCGGCACCATCTCCGGCGGGGCCAGCCAGAGCCAGGTCGCCGCGTACGCGGAGGCCACCGGCACGCTGCGCACCCACGACGAGGCCGTCCGGGAACGACTCAAGACGGTCGTCGAACGGGTGGCCCGGCAGCAGGCCGCCGCGCTCGACCTGGGCCTGCGGTTCACCTGGGCCAACGAGATGCCCCCGGTGCGCAACGCCGCGTCGCTGGTCCGGCTCGCGCACGCCGAACTGCCCGGCCTGGTCGAGGTGGTGGACCTGACCGAGCCGCCGCTGACCACGGACGACTTCGCCCTGCTCGGCGCGCTCGGCCCGAGCCTCTACGTCAAGCTCGGGGTGACCGGCGAGCGCGGCGGCGCGCCGCTGCACTCCGGCGCGTTCGACGTGGACGAACGCTGCCTCGGTACGGGCGTGGCGGCCCTGGAGCGCCTCACCCGGGCCGTGCTCGACGGTCGGCTGGCCGACGGTCCCACCGGATCGAACGCCGGCCGGCGCACCGGCGACGCGGAACCCGCCGGGACCGACGGTCACCGCGCCGGGACCGACGGGCGTCCCACCGGGGACGGCGGCCAACCCGACGACCGGTCCGTTCCGACGCAGGCGGTCGGGGCATGA
- a CDS encoding amidohydrolase family protein produces MERADAHLHLFADGYPGDYGRSPAGSDELVAYESIRRVHHIDRALVVGYEGAPGFAGNNDHLARLAADHDWIAPVAYLPPGGPADPASLDRWRSTRFVGVAAYLADPAAGRAHAEWLGRAAGRLNRTGALLSLNAAPAALAELGPALAALPDCVVLVSHLGLPGRQPTPPDRDTAADLLAPLLGLADLPHLGVKVSGLYAVSDPPYGYPHAAARPFVELLLDTFGPQRLYWGSDFPPSLDHVSFAQTLYPIGLDRLSPADAADVYGGNLRRALRRHADLTR; encoded by the coding sequence ATGGAACGGGCCGACGCACACCTGCACCTCTTCGCCGACGGCTACCCGGGCGACTACGGACGGTCACCAGCCGGGTCCGACGAACTCGTCGCGTACGAGTCGATCCGCCGCGTCCACCACATCGACCGCGCACTCGTCGTCGGCTACGAGGGCGCGCCCGGGTTCGCCGGCAACAACGACCACCTGGCCCGGCTCGCCGCCGACCACGACTGGATCGCCCCCGTCGCGTACCTCCCACCCGGTGGACCGGCCGACCCGGCGAGCCTCGACCGCTGGCGGTCCACCCGCTTCGTGGGCGTCGCCGCCTACCTGGCCGACCCCGCCGCCGGCCGGGCCCACGCCGAGTGGCTGGGCCGCGCCGCCGGGCGGCTCAACCGGACCGGCGCGCTGCTGAGCCTCAACGCCGCCCCCGCCGCGCTGGCCGAACTCGGCCCGGCGCTGGCCGCCCTGCCGGACTGCGTCGTCCTGGTCAGCCACCTCGGCCTGCCCGGCCGCCAGCCGACCCCGCCGGACCGGGACACCGCCGCCGACCTGCTCGCGCCGCTGCTCGGGCTGGCCGACCTGCCGCACCTCGGCGTCAAGGTCTCCGGCCTGTACGCGGTGAGCGACCCCCCGTACGGCTACCCGCACGCCGCCGCCCGGCCCTTCGTCGAGCTGCTCCTGGACACCTTCGGCCCGCAGCGCCTCTACTGGGGCTCGGACTTCCCGCCCAGCCTCGACCACGTCTCGTTCGCCCAGACGCTGTACCCGATCGGCCTGGACCGGCTCTCCCCGGCCGACGCGGCCGACGTGTACGGCGGCAACCTGCGCCGCGCCCTGCGCCGCCACGCGGACCTGACCCGCTGA
- a CDS encoding AI-2E family transporter, with protein sequence MSAAKTRAALRTSSRVSLETLLVLLLTGVALWLLGRMWSVVWPVVIALLLTTLTWPLARFLRRHGWPPALAASVVTVLFLLAAAGIVVLIAVPVASQSGELADGVVGGIQQLREWAAGPPLNIGDDEVTSAFDTAVARIQDSVGSIVTATLTGVGTIVNGLVTAVLALFLMFFFLKDGPRFLPWLTRQLPGRLATDVPTVAARSWDTLGAFVRSQAFVGLLDAVFIGLGLWIVGVPLVLPLAVLTFVAAFVPIVGALFAGFVAVLIALVSNGPTDALIVLAIIVAVQQLEGNVFQPMVQSRGLGLHAAVVLLAVTLGGSLAGIVGSLLAVPVAALIAVFWNYLREQLSEPVPPAPDADRPAPRQPVPDQPGADRPAPGQPGADLPGGGPAGPGTDLPTARSAGPGEEPG encoded by the coding sequence GTGAGTGCCGCGAAGACCCGGGCCGCCCTGCGTACGTCGTCGCGTGTCTCCCTGGAGACGCTGCTGGTCCTGCTGCTGACCGGGGTGGCCCTGTGGCTGCTCGGCCGGATGTGGTCGGTGGTCTGGCCGGTGGTGATCGCCCTGCTCCTCACCACCCTGACCTGGCCGCTGGCGCGCTTCCTACGCCGGCACGGCTGGCCGCCGGCGCTGGCCGCGTCCGTGGTGACCGTGCTGTTCCTGCTGGCCGCCGCCGGGATCGTGGTGCTGATCGCGGTGCCGGTGGCGTCGCAGTCCGGCGAACTGGCCGACGGGGTGGTCGGTGGCATCCAGCAGCTCCGTGAGTGGGCCGCCGGGCCGCCGCTGAACATCGGCGACGACGAGGTGACCAGCGCGTTCGACACGGCGGTCGCCCGCATCCAGGACAGCGTCGGCAGCATCGTCACCGCCACGCTGACCGGGGTGGGCACCATCGTCAACGGCCTGGTCACCGCCGTCCTGGCGCTGTTCCTGATGTTCTTCTTCCTCAAGGACGGCCCGCGTTTCCTGCCCTGGCTGACCCGGCAGCTTCCCGGCCGCCTCGCCACCGACGTGCCGACCGTGGCCGCCCGGTCCTGGGACACCCTCGGCGCGTTCGTCCGGTCCCAGGCGTTCGTCGGGCTGCTGGACGCCGTCTTCATCGGCCTCGGCCTGTGGATCGTGGGCGTGCCGCTGGTGCTTCCGCTGGCGGTGCTGACCTTCGTGGCGGCGTTCGTGCCCATCGTGGGCGCGTTGTTCGCCGGGTTCGTCGCGGTGCTCATCGCGCTGGTGTCCAACGGCCCGACCGACGCGTTGATCGTGCTCGCCATCATCGTCGCCGTGCAGCAGCTCGAGGGGAACGTGTTCCAGCCCATGGTGCAGAGCCGGGGCCTCGGCCTGCACGCGGCGGTGGTGCTGCTGGCGGTGACCCTCGGCGGGAGCCTGGCCGGCATCGTGGGCAGCCTGCTCGCCGTGCCCGTCGCCGCCCTGATCGCCGTGTTCTGGAACTACCTGCGCGAGCAGCTCAGCGAACCGGTTCCCCCGGCACCCGACGCCGACCGGCCCGCCCCCCGGCAGCCCGTCCCGGACCAGCCCGGTGCTGACCGGCCCGCCCCCGGGCAGCCCGGTGCCGACCTGCCGGGCGGCGGTCCCGCCGGGCCCGGGACCGACCTGCCGACCGCCCGGTCGGCGGGTCCCGGCGAGGAACCCGGCTGA
- a CDS encoding PP2C family protein-serine/threonine phosphatase, translated as MRGGGDLGDEQRLRRIEAVTDATLSRLDAADLFDELLDRVRDLLQVDTAAILLLDIPARQLVATAAKGLEEEVRQGFRVAVGRGFAGRIALTGAPVIVEEVTPDNVVNPVLLQTGVRSLLGVPIMARGDLVGVLHVGTRTPRRFTADDVRLLELVADRLALASRARANSLDHNAALALQRSLIPTDLPDVPGLELAGRYVPGHASGVGGDWYDVFVLPSGWLGMVVGDVSGHGLRSAVVMGRLRSALRAYALISDDPAEVLTLLDRKAVHFEAGSLTTTLYMMISPDVATVRVSVAGHPRPVLAVPGRANSLVTAPIDPPLGIGPRGVPRHTTTIDLPPGGVLVSYTDGLVERRGQLFDVGVDRLTAAVPVASAETVCDTVIAALGSDQPADDIALLAARRRLPD; from the coding sequence GTGCGTGGTGGCGGGGACCTGGGAGACGAGCAGCGGTTGCGCCGCATCGAGGCGGTGACCGACGCCACCCTGTCCCGCCTCGACGCGGCCGACCTCTTCGACGAGCTGCTCGACCGGGTCCGTGACCTGCTCCAGGTCGACACCGCCGCCATCCTCCTGCTCGACATTCCGGCCCGGCAGCTGGTGGCGACCGCCGCCAAGGGGCTGGAGGAGGAGGTCCGCCAGGGCTTCCGGGTCGCCGTCGGCCGGGGCTTCGCCGGTCGGATCGCCCTCACCGGCGCACCGGTGATCGTCGAGGAGGTCACCCCGGACAACGTGGTCAACCCGGTACTGCTCCAGACCGGGGTCCGCTCCCTGCTGGGCGTACCGATCATGGCGCGGGGGGACCTGGTCGGCGTCCTGCACGTCGGCACCCGTACGCCCCGCCGGTTCACCGCCGACGACGTACGCCTGCTGGAGCTGGTCGCCGACCGGCTCGCCCTGGCCAGCCGGGCGCGCGCCAACAGCCTGGACCACAACGCCGCGCTGGCCCTGCAACGCAGTCTGATCCCCACCGACCTGCCGGACGTGCCCGGACTCGAACTGGCCGGCCGGTACGTGCCCGGTCACGCCTCCGGGGTGGGCGGCGACTGGTACGACGTCTTCGTCCTGCCCTCCGGCTGGTTGGGCATGGTGGTCGGTGACGTGTCCGGCCACGGCCTGCGCTCGGCCGTGGTGATGGGCCGGCTCCGCAGCGCGCTGCGCGCGTACGCCCTGATCAGCGACGATCCGGCCGAGGTGCTCACCCTGCTGGACCGCAAGGCGGTGCACTTCGAGGCCGGCAGCCTGACCACCACGCTGTACATGATGATCTCACCGGACGTCGCCACCGTACGCGTTTCCGTGGCCGGGCACCCCCGCCCGGTGCTGGCCGTGCCCGGCCGGGCGAACAGCCTGGTCACCGCCCCCATCGACCCGCCGCTGGGGATCGGTCCCCGGGGGGTCCCGCGGCACACCACCACCATCGACCTGCCGCCCGGCGGGGTGCTGGTCTCCTACACCGACGGGCTGGTCGAACGCCGGGGCCAACTGTTCGACGTGGGGGTGGACCGGCTGACGGCCGCGGTGCCGGTGGCGTCGGCGGAGACCGTCTGCGACACGGTGATCGCGGCCCTCGGCAGCGACCAGCCGGCCGACGACATCGCCCTGCTGGCCGCCCGCCGGCGGCTGCCCGACTAG
- a CDS encoding glycoside hydrolase family 3 N-terminal domain-containing protein — protein sequence MPIAPPYLDPARPVAERVADLLARMTLPEKVGQMLQLPAGDDVRHLVEELHVGSILHAAPDRLAEAVAAADRTRLRIPLLVAEDCIHGHSFFAGATIYPTQLGMAATWDPALVERVARATAVEVAATGIHWTFSPVLCIARDLRWGRVSETFGEDPFLIGEFASAMVRGYQGDGPADPTAILACAKHFAGYSETQGGRDATEADISHRKLRSWFLPPFERVAREGCRTFMLGYQSTDGVPITVNDWLLNDVLRGEWGYAGTLVTDWDNVGRMVWEQRIQPDYPHASAAAVRAGNDMVMTTPGFFQGAQDAIAAGLLDEADLDRAVTRILTLKVELGLFEDPRRPDPARQAEVIGCAGHRALNLEVARRSLVLLRNDGTLPLAGGLTADATGRAVAGPDAAPRTVAVVGPNADDPHTQLGDWAGASGQAEWLADGHPRELTRTVLDGLREHVPADWTVTYARGADILTVGPDPEGAFFPDGQPRPQVVLPAAPDAGLIAEAVEAARTADYVVAVVGDRIELVGEGRSTATLELVGGQVALLDALAATGTPLIVVLVASKPLVLPPSALDAAALVYAANPGMQGGRAVAELLLGLVEPQGRLPISFARHAGQQPTYYNQIRGQHGTRYADLTQRPAFAFGEGLSYTTVEYADLRIPTPTVTVGEVLRASVEVRNTGRRPVRETVQGYVSDTVTSVTWAEKELKTYRQVDLAPGETRTVELTLPVADCTLVDARGRRVVEPGAFELLVGSSSRDGDLLRAGFTVLP from the coding sequence GTGCCGATCGCACCGCCCTACCTCGACCCCGCCCGTCCGGTCGCCGAACGCGTCGCCGACCTGCTGGCCCGGATGACCCTGCCGGAGAAGGTCGGGCAGATGCTCCAGTTGCCGGCCGGCGACGACGTCCGTCACCTGGTGGAGGAGCTGCACGTCGGGTCGATCCTGCACGCCGCCCCGGACCGGCTCGCCGAGGCGGTCGCGGCCGCCGACCGTACCCGGCTGCGCATCCCGCTGCTGGTCGCCGAGGACTGCATCCACGGCCACTCGTTCTTCGCCGGGGCGACGATCTACCCCACCCAGCTCGGCATGGCCGCCACCTGGGACCCGGCGCTGGTGGAACGGGTCGCCCGGGCCACCGCCGTCGAGGTGGCCGCGACCGGCATCCACTGGACCTTCTCCCCGGTGCTGTGCATCGCCCGGGACCTGCGCTGGGGTCGGGTCAGCGAGACCTTCGGCGAGGACCCGTTCCTGATCGGCGAGTTCGCCTCGGCGATGGTGCGCGGCTACCAGGGCGACGGCCCCGCCGACCCGACCGCCATCCTGGCCTGCGCGAAGCACTTCGCCGGGTACTCCGAGACGCAGGGCGGCCGGGACGCCACCGAGGCCGACATCTCCCACCGCAAGCTGCGTTCCTGGTTCCTGCCGCCGTTCGAACGGGTCGCGCGGGAGGGCTGCCGCACCTTCATGCTCGGCTACCAGTCGACGGACGGGGTACCGATCACCGTCAACGACTGGCTGCTCAACGACGTGCTGCGCGGGGAGTGGGGCTACGCCGGCACCCTGGTCACCGACTGGGACAACGTCGGCCGGATGGTCTGGGAGCAGCGCATCCAACCCGACTACCCGCACGCGTCGGCGGCGGCGGTACGCGCCGGCAACGACATGGTGATGACCACCCCCGGCTTCTTCCAGGGCGCGCAGGACGCCATCGCCGCCGGTCTGCTCGACGAGGCCGACCTCGACCGGGCGGTGACCCGGATCCTCACCCTCAAGGTCGAGCTGGGCCTGTTCGAGGACCCGCGCCGGCCGGACCCGGCCCGGCAGGCCGAGGTGATCGGCTGCGCCGGACACCGCGCGCTGAACCTGGAGGTGGCCCGGCGCAGCCTGGTGCTGCTGCGCAACGACGGCACCCTGCCCCTGGCCGGCGGGCTCACCGCCGACGCCACCGGCCGGGCGGTCGCCGGGCCCGACGCGGCACCCCGCACCGTCGCCGTGGTCGGCCCGAACGCCGACGACCCGCACACCCAGCTCGGTGACTGGGCCGGCGCGTCCGGGCAGGCCGAGTGGCTGGCCGACGGGCATCCCCGGGAGCTGACCCGGACGGTGCTCGACGGGCTGCGCGAGCACGTCCCGGCGGACTGGACGGTCACCTATGCGCGCGGCGCGGACATCCTCACCGTCGGCCCCGACCCCGAGGGCGCGTTCTTCCCCGACGGGCAGCCCCGACCGCAGGTGGTGCTCCCCGCCGCGCCCGACGCCGGGCTGATCGCCGAGGCCGTCGAGGCGGCCCGGACCGCCGACTACGTGGTCGCCGTGGTCGGGGACCGGATCGAACTGGTCGGCGAGGGCCGGTCCACCGCCACCCTGGAACTGGTCGGCGGCCAGGTCGCGCTGCTCGACGCGCTCGCCGCCACCGGCACCCCGCTGATCGTCGTCCTGGTCGCCTCGAAGCCGCTGGTGCTGCCGCCGTCCGCCCTGGACGCCGCCGCGCTGGTGTACGCGGCCAACCCCGGCATGCAGGGTGGCCGGGCGGTCGCCGAACTGCTGCTCGGACTGGTCGAACCGCAGGGCCGGCTGCCCATCTCCTTCGCCCGGCACGCCGGCCAGCAGCCCACCTACTACAACCAGATCCGGGGCCAGCACGGCACCCGGTACGCCGACCTGACCCAGCGTCCGGCGTTCGCCTTCGGCGAGGGCCTCAGCTACACCACCGTCGAGTACGCCGACCTGCGGATACCGACCCCCACGGTCACCGTCGGGGAGGTGCTGCGCGCCAGCGTCGAGGTCCGCAACACCGGTCGGCGGCCGGTCCGGGAAACCGTCCAGGGGTACGTCAGCGACACGGTGACCTCGGTGACCTGGGCGGAGAAGGAACTCAAGACGTACCGGCAGGTGGACCTGGCCCCCGGCGAGACGCGGACGGTCGAACTGACCCTGCCGGTGGCGGACTGCACGCTGGTCGACGCGCGGGGGCGGCGGGTCGTCGAGCCGGGCGCGTTCGAGCTGCTGGTCGGGTCGTCCTCGCGGGACGGAGACCTGCTCCGGGCCGGGTTCACCGTGCTGCCCTGA
- a CDS encoding PepSY-associated TM helix domain-containing protein, with product MSTTSTRPAGPARSAPTPAPRPPAGAPGGLGALLLRLHFYAGVLIAPFLVVAALTGLAYTVTPQLDTVVYGRELRADAAGRTERPLSEQVAAARAAHPDGTLAYVAPGGDGTTTQVVFDVPELTEDRQHSVYVDPYTAEVKGQLTTWFGYTPLRTWFDDLHRNLHLGPVGRHYSELAASWLWVVALGGLALWWRRQRGARNRARRLLLPDLTARRGVRRTRGWHASTGVWLLVGLLFLSATGLTWSRYAGGNVSAGLDALGARKPALSTALDGSDPAAGGGHHGGGAPTAAPGTDPVLFDQALQVARAAGLDGPVEVTPPADASSAWTVEQTDETWPVRQDRVTVDPAGGTVVDRSDFADWPLLAKLSDLGISAHMGLLFGPVNQIMLAALALGLLVVIFWGYRMWWQRRPTRAGRRPVVGAPPVARGAWWGLPSWLIVVGLPAVFLLCWVVPLFGVTLVGFLVVDLAVAALRRRRPTPPVPVSPAPAGERSVGG from the coding sequence ATGTCCACCACCTCCACCCGCCCCGCCGGGCCGGCCAGGTCCGCGCCCACACCCGCCCCGAGGCCACCCGCCGGTGCGCCGGGCGGCCTCGGGGCGCTGCTGCTGCGGCTGCACTTCTACGCCGGGGTGCTGATCGCGCCGTTCCTGGTGGTGGCGGCGCTGACCGGGCTGGCGTACACGGTGACGCCGCAACTGGACACGGTCGTCTACGGCAGGGAGCTGCGGGCCGACGCGGCCGGGCGGACCGAACGGCCGCTGTCCGAGCAGGTGGCCGCCGCGCGGGCCGCCCACCCGGACGGCACCCTGGCGTACGTCGCGCCGGGCGGCGACGGCACCACCACCCAGGTGGTGTTCGACGTGCCGGAGTTGACGGAGGACCGGCAGCACAGCGTGTACGTCGACCCGTACACGGCCGAGGTGAAGGGCCAGCTGACCACCTGGTTCGGGTACACCCCGCTGCGGACCTGGTTCGACGACCTGCACCGCAACCTGCACCTGGGCCCGGTCGGCCGGCACTACTCGGAACTGGCGGCGAGCTGGCTGTGGGTGGTGGCGCTGGGCGGCCTGGCCCTGTGGTGGCGTCGCCAGCGGGGTGCCCGGAACCGGGCCCGCCGGCTGCTGCTGCCGGACCTGACCGCCCGGCGGGGGGTACGCCGGACCCGGGGCTGGCACGCCAGCACCGGGGTGTGGCTGCTGGTCGGCCTGCTGTTCCTGTCCGCGACCGGGCTGACCTGGTCCCGGTACGCGGGCGGAAACGTCAGCGCCGGCCTGGACGCGCTCGGCGCCCGCAAGCCGGCGCTGTCCACGGCCCTGGACGGCAGCGACCCGGCAGCCGGTGGCGGGCACCACGGCGGCGGCGCACCGACGGCGGCTCCCGGCACCGACCCGGTGCTGTTCGACCAGGCCCTCCAGGTCGCCCGCGCGGCCGGACTGGACGGGCCGGTCGAGGTGACGCCGCCCGCCGACGCCTCCTCGGCCTGGACGGTGGAGCAGACCGACGAGACCTGGCCGGTCCGCCAGGACCGGGTCACGGTCGACCCGGCCGGCGGCACGGTGGTGGACCGCAGTGACTTCGCCGACTGGCCGCTGCTGGCCAAACTGAGCGACCTGGGCATCAGCGCGCACATGGGTCTGCTGTTCGGCCCGGTGAACCAGATCATGCTGGCCGCGCTGGCCCTCGGCCTGCTCGTGGTGATCTTCTGGGGGTACCGGATGTGGTGGCAGCGCCGGCCCACCCGGGCCGGCCGCCGGCCGGTCGTCGGGGCTCCGCCGGTCGCTCGGGGTGCCTGGTGGGGGCTGCCGTCCTGGCTGATCGTCGTCGGTCTGCCGGCCGTCTTCCTGCTCTGCTGGGTGGTGCCGCTGTTCGGGGTCACCCTGGTGGGCTTCCTCGTGGTGGACCTGGCGGTGGCCGCGCTGCGCCGCCGCCGGCCGACGCCCCCGGTGCCGGTGTCCCCGGCGCCCGCCGGCGAGCGGTCCGTGGGCGGCTGA